In one window of Poriferisphaera corsica DNA:
- a CDS encoding NAD(P)-binding domain-containing protein, with product MVTTASGKKRGWFGRYVHWLHTKWPAGTVEKLPDVAPDGTTNVNGLYVVGDLTGVPLLKFSADTGAKSVKNILADPSFQKRTQNDNVIDVLIIGGGVSGFAAAIEAKKAGLTYKLLEASEAFSTIVNFPKAKPIFTYPTDMTPAGDLQFHEKSAIKEGLLEDLNEQITAHNIEPTYARVEFVKKIRGGIFEAKMAKSNVTHKEPMAADIPDMLKAHRVIVGIGRSGNFRKLGAKGEDLDKVYNRLFDPKDFTGKDVVVVGGGDSALEAAIALSTNGANVSVSYRKPEFSRPKPENVDKLNMLASNPSLDVSIEHPTSERVTTASGSFMREDQVKETCTHCGASLVGQPTEGNCPDCGHHYRKFEGALQLMMASKVKEVTEDSITITNSEGQDESFHNDAVFSMIGREPPLDFFRRSNVRIRGEWSGKFITVMIFFILFCFWLYHWKGEKAIPAIGMLQNVGQKVESVTGLNFIDEILSPDPDSILNRWFGSMESMMGDTMGSVMEGMKDQRGTFGVVLTSAGAPAFYYTLAYSIIVVTFGIRRIRRRRTPYIKTQTISLMLIQTIPLFILPELVLPILGYHGFFDSGASAWIADQIFPIVEYGHGREYWRSYGFILAWPLFVYNWFTNEPLYAWLLIGFLQTFVIIPLLIYRFGKGAYCGWICSCGALAETLGDMQRHKMPHGPKWNRLNMVGQFILWIALFMLLLRIIGWIFPSSFIGDLFYVMFTGKVHYESWPFFLKPIGLLLQVFNYQWFVDLLLAGVLGYGLYFMYSGRMWCRFACPLAALMHIYARFTQFRILSDKKKCISCNVCTSVCHQGIDIMNFANKGLPMEDPECVRCSACVQSCPTGVLTFGRIDRRTGVTIGKDKLAASPVQMVEMSVNGKKMPKRVEGLMNRGKKMDQ from the coding sequence ATGGTCACGACTGCATCTGGGAAAAAGCGAGGATGGTTTGGCAGATATGTCCATTGGTTGCACACCAAGTGGCCGGCCGGTACCGTCGAAAAACTCCCAGATGTTGCGCCTGATGGCACAACCAATGTCAACGGCCTTTATGTTGTCGGTGATCTCACCGGCGTACCGCTGCTCAAATTCTCTGCCGACACCGGCGCAAAATCTGTCAAGAACATACTCGCTGATCCTTCATTTCAAAAACGAACACAGAACGATAACGTCATCGATGTCCTCATCATCGGTGGCGGAGTCTCAGGCTTTGCCGCCGCGATTGAAGCTAAAAAAGCTGGTCTTACCTATAAACTTCTTGAAGCTTCTGAAGCTTTTTCGACCATCGTTAACTTTCCCAAAGCCAAGCCGATTTTTACCTATCCCACGGATATGACCCCCGCCGGTGATCTTCAATTTCACGAGAAATCTGCGATAAAAGAAGGACTTCTGGAAGATCTAAACGAACAAATCACCGCGCATAATATTGAGCCTACCTATGCTCGTGTCGAATTCGTCAAAAAAATTCGTGGTGGAATCTTCGAAGCAAAAATGGCGAAAAGCAATGTGACGCACAAAGAGCCCATGGCTGCTGATATCCCCGATATGCTCAAAGCGCATCGCGTCATTGTCGGCATCGGGCGTTCAGGTAATTTTCGCAAACTCGGTGCGAAAGGTGAAGACCTCGATAAAGTTTATAACCGTCTTTTCGATCCCAAGGATTTTACAGGCAAAGATGTCGTTGTTGTTGGCGGCGGTGACTCCGCACTTGAAGCAGCCATCGCGCTATCGACCAACGGCGCCAATGTCTCCGTCAGTTATCGTAAGCCAGAATTTAGTCGTCCTAAGCCCGAGAATGTTGATAAGCTTAATATGCTTGCGTCTAATCCATCATTAGACGTTTCCATTGAACATCCCACGAGTGAGCGTGTGACCACTGCTTCTGGCTCCTTTATGCGAGAAGATCAAGTCAAGGAAACATGCACACATTGCGGCGCATCACTCGTTGGTCAACCTACCGAAGGCAACTGCCCCGATTGCGGCCACCATTACCGTAAATTTGAGGGTGCATTGCAACTCATGATGGCCTCTAAGGTCAAAGAAGTCACCGAGGATTCGATCACGATTACCAACAGCGAAGGACAAGACGAGTCCTTTCATAACGATGCTGTTTTTAGCATGATTGGCCGTGAGCCACCACTTGATTTTTTTCGCCGCTCGAATGTGCGCATCCGAGGTGAATGGTCAGGCAAATTCATTACCGTTATGATTTTTTTCATTCTTTTTTGCTTTTGGCTTTATCACTGGAAAGGTGAAAAAGCGATCCCTGCCATCGGTATGCTTCAGAACGTCGGCCAGAAAGTTGAATCCGTCACCGGACTCAACTTCATTGATGAAATCCTGTCCCCCGATCCCGACTCTATACTCAATCGTTGGTTCGGTAGTATGGAATCCATGATGGGTGATACCATGGGTTCTGTTATGGAAGGCATGAAAGATCAACGCGGAACTTTTGGCGTTGTTCTTACTTCAGCTGGCGCGCCTGCTTTCTACTACACACTTGCGTACTCGATCATCGTTGTCACTTTTGGTATCAGAAGAATCAGGCGAAGACGCACGCCTTACATTAAGACGCAAACCATTTCGCTGATGCTCATACAAACCATACCGTTGTTTATTCTCCCAGAGCTTGTTCTTCCCATCCTTGGTTACCACGGCTTCTTTGACTCTGGCGCTTCAGCATGGATCGCCGATCAAATCTTTCCGATAGTTGAATACGGTCACGGCCGCGAGTATTGGCGATCTTACGGATTCATCCTTGCCTGGCCACTCTTCGTTTATAACTGGTTTACGAATGAACCACTTTACGCTTGGCTGCTCATTGGTTTCCTTCAAACTTTTGTGATTATTCCGCTTCTCATCTATCGCTTTGGTAAAGGCGCGTACTGTGGCTGGATTTGCTCATGCGGCGCTCTCGCTGAAACTCTCGGCGATATGCAGCGTCATAAAATGCCACACGGGCCTAAATGGAATCGACTCAACATGGTTGGGCAATTCATCCTCTGGATTGCCCTTTTCATGCTTTTGCTTCGAATCATTGGTTGGATTTTTCCCAGCTCCTTTATTGGTGATCTTTTCTACGTCATGTTCACCGGTAAAGTCCACTATGAATCGTGGCCTTTTTTCCTCAAACCAATCGGTCTTCTCCTTCAGGTCTTTAACTATCAATGGTTCGTCGACCTGCTGCTTGCCGGTGTATTAGGCTATGGCCTCTACTTCATGTATTCCGGTCGTATGTGGTGCCGTTTTGCCTGCCCGCTTGCCGCGCTCATGCACATCTACGCTCGGTTTACTCAATTCCGCATCCTTTCCGACAAAAAGAAATGTATCTCTTGCAACGTTTGTACTTCCGTCTGTCATCAAGGCATCGACATTATGAATTTTGCCAATAAAGGCCTTCCTATGGAAGATCCTGAGTGCGTTCGTTGCAGTGCTTGTGTACAAAGTTGTCCGACAGGTGTCCTCACTTTTGGCCGCATCGATCGACGTACCGGTGTGACCATTGGCAAAGATAAACTCGCCGCCTCGCCCGTTCAGATGGTCGAGATGTCAGTGAACGGCAAAAAAATGCCGAAACGTGTTGAAGGACTCATGAATCGCGGTAAGAAAATGGATCAATAA